One region of Eremothecium gossypii ATCC 10895 chromosome II, complete sequence genomic DNA includes:
- the OXP1 gene encoding 5-oxoprolinase (Non-syntenic homolog of Saccharomyces cerevisiae YKL215C (OXP1)), whose product MSFGIRIAIDRGGTFTDCIGTSGTGRPEDDVVIKLLSVDPANYPDAPLEGIRRLLEHFQNKQIPRGLPLCIAGIESIRMGTTLATNCLLERTGERCAFVTTKGFKDALLIGDQTRPRIFDLSIKRPDMLYDVAVEIDERVTLVDYSEDPTRHKSTADSSAGKYAGRSGEIVHVLKVPNEDEVRSTLRVLYAMGIRQVAIALLHSYTYPAHEEIVGRIAEEEGFTHISLSSQVSPMIKFVPRATSAVVDAYLTPVIKDYLKGIYAGLRESDNTSIQFMQSDGGLVDARRFSGLKAILSGPAGGVVGYSQTCSCSDNAPLIGFDMGGTSTDVSRFEGRLEHIFETEIAGVTLRSPQLDINTIAAGGSSRLFWENGLFRVGPESAGADPGPVAYRKGGPLTITDANLVLGRLIPEFFPSIFGPNEDQSLDIEATKGKFSELANIINTELGSNMTVEEVAYGFICVANESMARPIRKMTEGKGHLLSHHRLVSFGGAGGQHAVAVAHSLGIETVLMHRYSAILSAYGMLLADAVEEEQVPCSIFLQDTSSKDQLNEIFHQLITSTSISLLKQGLADDRLEFERYLNLRYEGTETSLMVLQEGDSWDFVERFTKLHKREFGFVFAEKRILVDDVRVRALGKSMVRNQEPVDQQLSQVTRSTADPSKDAKFFKDVYFVDGFIKTPIYRLDSLPVGTCIEGPAILADDHQTNIIPPGAEAIILKTHVYIQISCNQQKITNDEVDKINPVMLSIFGHRFMDIAEQMGSQLRKTSVSTNVKERLDFSCAIFDHEGNLVANAPHVPVHLGSMSTCIKAQATLCKGKLKKGDVLISNHPDIGGTHLPDITIISPVFSDEKDDPLFYVASRAHHADIGGTLPGSIPPNSKELYEEGAMIYSEKVVKAGQFNEALLKKLLFEDPAKYPGCSGSRRLSDNISDIKAQIAANTRGIQLLNQLVDVFGLGTVTRYMDAIQENAALTVKNVLRKITKHFGKTVYSAEDYMDDGSVIKLRVELNAKEDKYIFDFTGTSPQVHGNLNAPVAITNSAILYCLRCFVDEEIPLNQGCLKPITVIIPESSILWPTKGVAVVGGNVMTSQRVTDVILKTFKVMADSQGDCNNFTFGTGGNDASTGEYTQGFGYYETICGGHGAGGDSWRGPGWHGTHPVHTNMTNTRMTDTEIFERRYPVILREFSIRKGSGGNGLYRGGDGVTRDIEFSVPVQASILSERRSLPPNGLEGGFPGKRGLNLWVRHETGATMNIGGRNTVQVQPGDRMIINTPGGGGFGIPPN is encoded by the coding sequence ATGAGCTTTGGTATTAGAATTGCTATCGATAGGGGAGGGACATTCACGGATTGTATTGGTACTTCGGGTACTGGACGGCCCGAGGACGACGTAGTCATCAAGCTTTTATCCGTGGACCCCGCTAACTATCCTGATGCGCCGCTAGAAGGTATTAGACGTTTGCTAGAGCACTTCCAGAACAAGCAGATCCCTCGAGGACTACCTCTCTGCATTGCAGGCATCGAGAGCATCCGAATGGGCACTACATTGGCAACAAACTGCCTGCTAGAGAGAACGGGGGAACGATGTGCATTTGTGACCACGAAGGGTTTCAAAGATGCGCTGCTTATCGGTGACCAAACACGGCCTCGTATTTTTGATTTGTCAATTAAGCGGCCTGATATGCTTTACGACGTTGCTGTGGAGATTGACGAAAGAGTCACGCTGGTTGATTACTCTGAAGACCCCACCAGGCATAAATCAACTGCTGACTCCTCTGCTGGGAAGTATGCTGGCCGCTCTGGAGAGATTGTGCACGTACTCAAGGTGCCCAATGAGGATGAAGTACGCTCTACGTTGCGAGTATTGTATGCCATGGGCATTAGACAGGTAGCTATTGCCCTGCTACACTCTTACACCTACCCAGCCCACGAAGAGATTGTAGGAAGAATTGCGGAGGAAGAAGGGTTTACCCATATCTCGCTGTCGTCCCAGGTGTCTCCGATGATTAAGTTTGTTCCGCGGGCGACTTCTGCTGTTGTAGATGCCTATCTGACACCTGTTATTAAAGACTACTTAAAAGGTATTTACGCCGGCTTGAGGGAAAGTGATAACACATCTATTCAGTTCATGCAGTCAGATGGCGGCCTCGTTGATGCACGCCGTTTCTCCGGGCTCAAAGCTATATTGTCAGGCCCAGCAGGTGGTGTTGTAGGATATTCACAAACATGCTCCTGCTCCGATAATGCGCCGTTGATTGGTTTCGATATGGGGGGTACATCCACAGATGTATCTCGGTTCGAAGGCAGGCTGGAGCATATTTTTGAAACAGAGATTGCAGGCGTTACGTTGCGCTCTCCACAACTGGATATCAATACTATTGCTGCTGGCGGTTCATCTCGCCTTTTCTGGGAAAATGGGCTGTTTAGAGTTGGCCCAGAATCTGCTGGCGCAGATCCTGGGCCAGTGGCCTATAGAAAGGGTGGGCCATTGACAATAACTGATGCGAACTTGGTGCTCGGTCGTTTGATCCCCGAGTTCTTCCCCAGTATATTTGGGCCTAACGAAGACCAGTCATTGGACATCGAAGCGACGAAGGGGAAGTTTTCAGAATTGGCAAACATCATCAATACTGAATTAGGCAGTAATATGACAGTTGAAGAAGTTGCTTATGGATTCATATGTGTCGCCAATGAGTCTATGGCAAGACCGATCCGCAAGATGACCGAGGGTAAGGGCCACCTGCTTTCGCACCACCGCTTAGTTTCCTTTGGAGGTGCAGGTGGTCAACATGCAGTTGCAGTGGCACACTCATTGGGCATAGAAACCGTCCTCATGCACAGGTACTCAGCAATTTTATCTGCGTATGGAATGCTTTTGGCGGATGCGGTAGAAGAGGAGCAAGTGCCATGCTCCATTTTCTTGCAAGATACATCTTCTAAAGACCAGCTAAATGAAATATTCCACCAATTGATTACCAGTACCTCAATTAGCCTTCTTAAGCAGGGATTGGCCGACGATCGGCTTGAATTCGAGAGATACCTGAACTTACGTTATGAGGGTACTGAAACAAGTCTTATGGTTCTACAAGAAGGAGACTCGTGGGATTTTGTAGAAAGGTTCACAAAACTCCACAAGCGTGAGTTTGGCTTTGTTTTCGCCGAGAAGAGGATTTTAGTGGATGATGTCCGTGTGCGTGCTCTAGGTAAGTCTATGGTGCGGAACCAGGAGCCTGTTGATCAGCAGTTATCCCAGGTCACTCGTTCTACAGCTGACCCTTCTAaggatgcaaagttctttAAGGACGTGTATTTCGTCGATGGGTTTATTAAGACACCTATTTACAGGTTAGATAGTTTACCGGTAGGTACCTGTATTGAAGGACCTGCGATATTGGCAGATGATCATCAGACTAATATTATTCCACCTGGAGCTGAAGCGATCATCCTGAAGACACATGTCTACATCCAGATCAGTTGTAACCAACAGAAGATTACCAATGATGAAGTGGACAAAATAAACCCTGTCATGTTGTCGATTTTTGGTCATAGATTTATGGACATAGCAGAGCAGATGGGAAGCCAGCTTCGTAAGACCTCCGTGTCTACGAATGTGAAGGAAAGACTTGATTTCTCCTGTGCAATTTTTGACCACGAAGGTAATCTGGTGGCGAATGCTCCTCATGTGCCCGTGCACTTGGGGTCCATGTCTACTTGTATTAAAGCACAAGCAACCTTATGTAAAGGAAAACTTAAGAAAGGGGATGTCTTAATTTCGAATCACCCAGATATTGGCGGCACTCATTTACCGGATATCACCATAATAAGCCCAGTATTTTCCGATGAGAAAGATGATCCGCTCTTTTATGTAGCTTCTAGGGCACACCATGCTGACATCGGTGGGACCCTTCCGGGATCTATTCCTCCCAATTCGAAAGAACTTTATGAGGAAGGCGCGATGATATATTCAGAGAAGGTTGTCAAGGCCGGTCAATTCAATGAAGCGCTCCTAAAGAAGCTTCTTTTTGAAGATCCCGCGAAATATCCCGGATGCTCCGGATCCAGAAGATTATCCGACAATATTAGTGATATCAAGGCACAGATCGCTGCCAACACTAGAGGTATTCAATTGCTTAACCAACTGGTTGACGTTTTCGGTCTAGGGACTGTTACAAGGTACATGGACGCAATTCAGGAAAATGCAGCTCTTACTGTAAAGAATGTCTTGCGAAAGATTACCAAGCATTTTGGCAAAACCGTCTATTCGGCCGAGGATTATATGGATGATGGCTCTGTTATAAAACTTAGGGTGGAGCTAAATGCTAAGGAAGATAAGTATATTTTTGATTTTACGGGGACTTCTCCACAGGTCCACGGTAACCTCAATGCACCTGTTGCTATTACCAACTCTGCCATCTTATACTGCTTACGTTGTTTTGTAGACGAAGAGATTCCGCTCAACCAGGGCTGCCTAAAGCCCATTACTGTTATTATTCCAGAGAGCTCTATCCTATGGCCGACCAAGGGTGTCGCGGTAGTGGGAGGTAATGTCATGACGTCTCAGCGTGTAACTGACGTAATTCTCAAAACTTTTAAAGTCATGGCGGACTCCCAAGGAGACTGCAATAACTTTACTTTTGGGACAGGTGGGAACGACGCTTCTACCGGTGAATATACTCAGGGTTTTGGATATTATGAAACCATATGTGGCGGGCATGGTGCAGGTGGAGATTCATGGCGTGGTCCGGGGTGGCATGGAACACATCCTGTTCACACAAATATGACCAACACCCGTATGACAGACACTGAGATATTCGAACGACGCTATCCAGTAATCCTGCGCGAATTCTCGATTAGGAAGGGCTCGGGAGGTAATGGTCTTTACCGCGGTGGTGATGGCGTCACTCGCGACATCGAATTCAGCGTTCCGGTACAAGCCTCCATATTGTCTGAACGCCGTTCACTACCACCAAATGGTCTAGAAGGCGGTTTCCCTGGTAAACGTGGTTTGAATTTGTGGGTCCGTCACGAGACGGGAGCTACTATGAATATCGGTGGGCGGAATACCGTACAAGTACAGCCCGGCGACAGAATGATTATTAATACCCCTGGTGGCGGCGGATTTGGCATTCCTCCAAACTAA